In the genome of Bradyrhizobium sp. CIAT3101, one region contains:
- a CDS encoding MetQ/NlpA family ABC transporter substrate-binding protein, translating into MRFLATLAAAALLATTARAETIRVGVTAGPHAEIMDVVKKVGAERGLDIKVVEFTDYVIPNQALALKDLEANSFQHEPYLKNQISKTGWKIVKVATTIGSPQGVYSQKYKKLAELPEGARVAIANDPSNGARGLMILALHGLIKLKNPNDVSSTIADITDNPKKLRFVELDAAQLPRALQDVDLVSINNNYAVQAGLNPSKDAVAQENPDGPRVNILAVREEDKDKPWVKQLIEAYHSDQVKAFLETRFKGTYLPTW; encoded by the coding sequence ATGCGTTTTCTCGCAACCCTTGCGGCTGCAGCCTTGCTTGCGACCACGGCGAGAGCCGAAACCATTCGCGTCGGCGTGACCGCCGGTCCCCACGCCGAGATCATGGACGTCGTGAAGAAGGTCGGCGCCGAGCGCGGCCTCGACATCAAGGTCGTCGAGTTCACCGACTATGTGATCCCGAACCAGGCGCTGGCACTGAAGGACCTCGAGGCCAACTCGTTTCAGCACGAGCCTTACCTGAAGAACCAGATTTCGAAGACCGGCTGGAAGATCGTCAAGGTCGCGACCACGATCGGCTCGCCGCAGGGCGTCTACTCGCAAAAATACAAGAAGCTCGCTGAGCTGCCCGAAGGCGCCCGCGTCGCCATCGCCAACGATCCCTCCAACGGCGCCCGCGGCCTGATGATCCTGGCGCTGCACGGCCTGATCAAGCTGAAGAACCCGAACGACGTCAGCTCCACGATTGCGGATATCACCGACAACCCGAAGAAGCTCCGCTTCGTCGAGCTCGACGCGGCCCAGCTTCCGCGCGCGCTCCAGGACGTCGATCTGGTCTCGATCAACAACAATTACGCCGTGCAGGCCGGCCTCAATCCGTCAAAGGATGCGGTTGCGCAGGAGAATCCGGACGGTCCCAGGGTCAACATCCTCGCCGTCCGCGAAGAAGACAAGGACAAGCCCTGGGTGAAGCAGTTGATCGAGGCCTATCACTCCGATCAGGTGAAGGCGTTCCTGGAGACGCGCTTCAAGGGCACCTACCTTCCGACCTGGTAG
- a CDS encoding methionine ABC transporter permease, whose translation MSPELINLIIQATGESLYMVGIAALLGTAFGLPLGVFLATSRKGELFAAPAVNRVLGIVVNATRSTPFIILVVAIIPFTRLIAGTSIGSTAAIVPLVIASTPFIARLVEAAIREVDGGLIETASSFGASPIQIVFKVLIPEALPGLLLALTLAVVSLLGYSAMVGAVGGGGLGDLGIRYGYQRFMPEMMLAVVVVLIALVQLVQSAGDYLARRVNRRLRHR comes from the coding sequence ATGTCGCCTGAACTCATCAACCTGATTATCCAGGCCACGGGCGAGAGCCTCTACATGGTCGGCATTGCGGCGCTGCTCGGCACCGCCTTCGGCCTGCCGCTCGGCGTCTTCCTTGCGACCAGCCGGAAGGGCGAGCTGTTCGCGGCTCCCGCCGTCAATCGCGTGCTCGGCATCGTCGTCAATGCGACGCGCTCGACGCCCTTCATCATCCTCGTCGTTGCCATCATCCCGTTCACGCGGCTGATTGCCGGCACCTCGATCGGCTCGACCGCGGCGATCGTCCCGCTGGTGATTGCATCGACGCCGTTCATCGCGCGCCTCGTCGAGGCCGCGATCCGCGAGGTCGATGGCGGCCTGATCGAGACCGCGTCCTCGTTCGGGGCCTCGCCGATCCAGATCGTGTTCAAGGTCTTGATCCCCGAGGCGCTGCCCGGCCTGCTGCTGGCGCTGACGCTCGCGGTGGTCAGCCTGCTCGGCTACTCCGCCATGGTCGGCGCCGTCGGCGGCGGCGGACTTGGCGATCTCGGCATCCGCTACGGCTATCAGCGCTTCATGCCGGAGATGATGCTGGCCGTCGTGGTCGTGCTGATCGCGCTGGTGCAGCTGGTCCAGAGCGCAGGCGATTATCTGGCGCGCCGGGTCAACCGCCGGCTGCGGCATCGCTGA